Proteins co-encoded in one Papaver somniferum cultivar HN1 chromosome 5, ASM357369v1, whole genome shotgun sequence genomic window:
- the LOC113279082 gene encoding calsequestrin-1-like — protein MVSSSSDYSSSSSDEDFRIPMAKARVHAKVPPYDPKFAHDDFLKRKEREEILAEYREKRRRIQRKKQEAEERLRSRPYGVASDSDAEEELVWRFPERKSKPYPPHREIERQVKDDLQAERDEEDLLDAIDGDIEEEFPDDSDSDSEKESEEDSSEDDDDDDNESDDSDD, from the coding sequence ATGGTGTCTTCCAGCAGTGATTATTCCTctagctcttctgatgaggatttcaGGATTCCGATGGCTAAGGCACGTGTTCATGCTAAGGTGCCTCCTTATGATCCAAAATTTGCTCAtgatgatttcttgaagagaAAGGAAAGGGAAGAGATACTTGCTGAATATCGAGAGAAGAGGCGTAGAATTCAGCGAAAAAAACAAGAGGCCGAGGAGAGACTCCGATCCCGTCCTTATGGTGTAGCATCAGATTCAGATGCTGAAGAGGAACTTGTATGGAGGTTTCCAGAACGCAAAAGTAAGCCATATCCACCGCACAGGGAGATTGAGCGACAGGTTAAGGATGATCTTCAAGCTGAACGTGATGAAGAAGACCTCTTGGATGCGATAGACGGCGATATCGAAGAAGAATTCCCTGATGATTCAGACAGTGATTCTGAGAAAGAGTCCGAAGAGGATTCCtcagaggatgatgatgatgatgacaacGAATCAGATGACTCTGACGATTAG